The Deinococcota bacterium genome contains a region encoding:
- a CDS encoding DinB family protein — MSPYLERILSYLGDQDPIGVLTATPGRLEHLFERAGPGDFARAYAPGKWTAREILAHLADVELAMGFRFRQAVSVPGHQVQPFDQDLWAARYARLEPSLALETFRALRAWNLALFASFSLQDWLVEAVHPERGVENVDVMVRFLAGHDLNHLSQLQATLEKSWR; from the coding sequence ATGAGCCCTTACCTAGAACGCATCTTGAGCTATCTCGGCGACCAGGACCCGATCGGTGTCCTGACGGCGACGCCCGGGCGGCTCGAGCACCTCTTCGAGCGCGCCGGCCCAGGCGACTTCGCACGCGCCTACGCCCCCGGCAAGTGGACCGCCAGGGAGATTTTGGCGCACCTGGCCGACGTCGAGTTGGCCATGGGCTTTCGCTTCCGCCAAGCCGTCTCGGTTCCCGGCCATCAGGTGCAGCCCTTCGATCAGGACCTGTGGGCGGCGCGCTACGCCCGGCTCGAGCCCTCCCTCGCGCTCGAGACCTTCCGCGCCCTGCGCGCCTGGAACCTCGCGCTCTTTGCGAGCTTCTCGCTCCAGGACTGGCTTGTCGAGGCCGTCCACCCCGAACGCGGCGTGGAGAACGTCGACGTGATGGTCAGGTTTTTGGCCGGGCATGACCTGAACCACTTGAGCCAGTTGCAAGCAACCCTGGAGAAAAGCTGGCGCTGA
- a CDS encoding rhodanese-like domain-containing protein yields MSQTPEIDVHETQARMQDGALLLDVRERDEYDALRIPGATLLSLSEFEGRYEELPRDQEIVVHCRSGRRSMQAADYLNERGYNAVNVLGGILAWQEAGLPVEEGQDG; encoded by the coding sequence ATGAGCCAAACCCCTGAAATCGACGTCCACGAGACCCAAGCGCGTATGCAAGACGGCGCCCTCCTGCTCGACGTGCGCGAGCGCGACGAGTACGACGCCCTGCGCATCCCCGGCGCCACCCTCCTGTCCCTGTCCGAGTTTGAAGGCCGCTATGAGGAGCTGCCCCGGGACCAGGAGATCGTCGTCCACTGCCGCAGCGGCCGACGCTCCATGCAGGCCGCGGATTACCTCAACGAGCGTGGCTACAACGCCGTCAATGTCCTAGGCGGCATCCTCGCCTGGCAGGAGGCCGGGTTGCCGGTCGAAGAGGGTCAAGACGGCTGA